Proteins from a genomic interval of Francisella salimarina:
- the thrC gene encoding threonine synthase, with product MYKILNFYTKEEVSTDSFVFAGENEPWEIQMNIDEISKKINKDYFTQASPCLSKYIPFMPIKDPSSFVSLRESATPLLKSKIIGKELGINLYFKVEGKNPTGSFKDRGSAVDITVAKELGAKGIVLASTGNMAASCACYAAAAKMPCFIIVPEGVAASKLAQVMSYGGKIVQVKGSYNEAAKLAYDIAKSKDFFLAGDYAFRVEGQKTAAFELIDQLLFQVPDEVIVPIGCGTNMTAYYKGFSEYKELGFIKSVPKLTGVQSTEADTLARAYQKNQNRIEPLKTANTIATAIAVPYPIDGDKAIDAIYSTGGESTAVTDMKMLEAQYLLSTKEGLFVELASASTIAHLLKKYEEGKLQKGSTVVCVLSGEGLKDPAVVLKSAIQPPIIYPTEIDFDRLYNSHFFDNKTMLFIEQNEVIFDQVPTLEEVKKTLGELFGANYDKNFLAKVRELIERFLVKGKSINVSDIQDIIQDATEMADAISKDILDVQSFKVNVELDQKSVAEVTVKVADQLYFASSSGVGPVDAVLNALCKACPSDISYKLTDYKVKIRGQGADAVVYVEMSLEKEGIKSIGKAVSPDIIQASVEAFIDAYNIAYA from the coding sequence ATGTATAAAATATTAAACTTTTACACCAAAGAAGAAGTTTCTACAGATAGTTTTGTCTTTGCAGGGGAAAATGAGCCCTGGGAAATCCAGATGAATATTGATGAAATTAGTAAGAAAATCAATAAAGATTATTTTACTCAAGCATCACCGTGTCTATCCAAATATATACCATTTATGCCGATAAAGGATCCATCAAGTTTTGTATCTTTAAGAGAGTCGGCAACTCCACTGCTTAAGAGTAAAATTATTGGTAAAGAGCTGGGAATTAATCTGTATTTTAAAGTCGAAGGTAAAAACCCTACAGGATCATTCAAAGATAGAGGATCAGCAGTTGATATTACAGTTGCAAAAGAGCTTGGAGCTAAGGGTATTGTGCTAGCATCTACTGGTAATATGGCGGCTTCATGTGCTTGTTATGCAGCAGCTGCGAAGATGCCGTGTTTTATTATTGTGCCAGAAGGAGTTGCAGCTTCTAAGTTAGCTCAAGTAATGTCTTATGGTGGGAAAATAGTTCAAGTTAAAGGTAGCTATAATGAAGCAGCAAAATTAGCTTATGATATCGCAAAATCTAAAGATTTTTTCCTTGCTGGGGATTACGCGTTTAGGGTAGAGGGTCAGAAGACAGCAGCATTTGAGCTTATAGATCAGTTACTGTTCCAAGTTCCAGATGAAGTTATAGTTCCTATAGGTTGCGGTACTAATATGACAGCATACTATAAAGGATTTAGTGAATATAAAGAGTTAGGATTTATTAAATCTGTTCCTAAGCTTACAGGTGTTCAATCAACAGAGGCTGATACATTAGCTAGAGCATATCAGAAAAATCAAAATAGGATTGAGCCACTAAAAACAGCAAATACAATTGCGACTGCAATAGCTGTGCCATATCCTATCGATGGTGATAAAGCTATAGATGCAATATATAGCACGGGTGGAGAATCTACTGCTGTAACAGATATGAAGATGTTGGAAGCACAATACTTGCTGTCAACTAAAGAAGGGTTATTTGTAGAATTAGCATCAGCGTCAACTATTGCTCACTTACTCAAAAAATATGAGGAAGGTAAGCTTCAAAAGGGAAGTACGGTAGTATGCGTGTTATCTGGAGAAGGTTTGAAAGACCCTGCGGTAGTGCTAAAATCTGCTATTCAACCACCAATTATATATCCGACAGAGATAGATTTTGACAGGCTTTATAATAGCCATTTCTTTGATAATAAAACGATGTTATTCATAGAGCAAAATGAAGTAATATTTGATCAAGTTCCAACTCTTGAGGAAGTTAAAAAAACTCTAGGCGAATTGTTTGGTGCAAATTATGATAAGAATTTCTTGGCTAAGGTTAGAGAACTGATTGAGAGATTCTTAGTAAAGGGTAAGTCAATTAATGTCTCTGATATACAAGATATTATACAAGATGCTACTGAGATGGCAGATGCTATCAGTAAAGATATCTTAGATGTACAGTCATTTAAGGTAAATGTGGAGCTTGATCAAAAATCTGTGGCTGAAGTTACTGTTAAGGTTGCAGACCAGTTATATTTTGCATCAAGTTCTGGTGTTGGACCTGTAGATGCTGTTTTAAATGCTTTATGTAAAGCCTGTCCTAGTGATATTAGCTATAAGCTGACTGACTATAAGGTTAAAATACGTGGTCAGGGTGCTGATGCTGTTGTTTATGTAGAAATGAGCTTGGAAAAAGAAGGTATTAAAAGTATTGGTAAAGCTGTTTCTCCAGATATAATCCAAGCTTCAGTAGAGGCTTTTATTGATGCTTATAATATTGCATATGCATAG
- the hflX gene encoding GTPase HflX, with amino-acid sequence MEFFESYEAGSKCLLVNINFKYRRELNADLAELEGLVLAADKVVLESLDFNHPEPDIKYFCGMGKMEMIKNKRDELEADLVVFNHPLSPSQERNIEKFLECKIMDRTRLILEIFSLRAKTHEGKLQVELAQLNYQSTRLVKGWTHLERQKGGIGVRGGPGETQLEIDRRLIRQRIKQITQKLEKVKHHRDLSRSSRKKNNIPTISFVGYTNAGKSTLFNKITNADVLAKDQLFATLDPTLRKVIVPKLGEVIFSDTVGFIKNLPHDLVEAFHATLEEAIESDLLVHVIDYADEDYKSYIEQVEKVLKEIGIADKEMICVYNKIDKIENAYAGFVPMDDSDSSVVGRVYLSAQTGDGIEEFYHALATFFNKSWINEILELPPKYSKVRAMMYELGAVDGEDVSEEGNYLLKIKISEDDFERFKREFDLDLEEFFVK; translated from the coding sequence ATGGAATTTTTCGAGTCTTATGAAGCAGGTAGTAAATGCTTACTTGTAAATATAAATTTTAAATATCGCCGCGAACTAAATGCTGATTTAGCTGAACTGGAAGGTTTGGTTTTAGCAGCTGATAAGGTTGTGTTGGAGAGTTTAGATTTCAATCATCCTGAACCTGATATCAAGTATTTTTGTGGTATGGGTAAAATGGAAATGATCAAAAATAAACGTGATGAGTTAGAAGCTGATCTTGTTGTCTTTAATCATCCATTAAGCCCATCCCAAGAGAGAAATATTGAGAAGTTTCTTGAGTGTAAGATTATGGATAGAACGAGGCTTATTCTTGAAATATTCTCACTTCGAGCAAAAACTCATGAGGGTAAGCTTCAAGTTGAGTTAGCTCAACTAAATTATCAGTCAACACGCTTAGTAAAAGGTTGGACTCACTTAGAGAGACAAAAAGGTGGTATTGGTGTACGTGGTGGGCCAGGAGAAACCCAGCTTGAGATTGATAGACGTCTAATTAGACAAAGAATTAAACAAATTACTCAAAAGTTGGAAAAAGTAAAACATCATCGTGATTTAAGTAGATCCTCACGAAAGAAAAATAATATTCCGACAATATCATTTGTTGGTTATACCAATGCTGGTAAATCAACACTTTTTAACAAAATAACAAATGCAGATGTTTTAGCTAAAGACCAACTATTTGCTACACTTGATCCTACTTTACGTAAAGTAATTGTGCCAAAACTAGGTGAAGTTATCTTCTCTGATACAGTAGGATTCATTAAGAACTTACCTCATGATTTAGTAGAAGCATTCCATGCAACTTTAGAAGAAGCTATAGAGTCAGACCTTCTAGTTCATGTGATAGATTATGCAGATGAGGATTATAAAAGTTATATCGAGCAAGTAGAAAAAGTTCTAAAGGAAATAGGTATTGCAGATAAAGAGATGATCTGTGTTTATAATAAAATCGATAAAATTGAGAATGCTTATGCTGGATTTGTTCCAATGGATGATTCAGATTCAAGTGTGGTTGGCAGAGTGTATCTGTCTGCTCAGACTGGAGATGGTATTGAAGAGTTTTATCATGCGTTGGCTACATTTTTTAATAAATCATGGATTAATGAAATTTTAGAATTACCTCCTAAATATTCAAAAGTTAGAGCTATGATGTATGAGCTTGGAGCTGTTGATGGTGAAGATGTTTCTGAAGAAGGTAACTATTTGCTTAAAATAAAAATTTCAGAAGATGATTTTGAAAGGTTTAAAAGAGAGTTTGATTTAGATTTAGAAGAGTTCTTCGTTAAATAA
- a CDS encoding FAD-binding domain gives MKRIAINGTGIAGTTLAWWLREYGFQPTLFEKASEFRTGGYLVDFWGPACEVVRKMGLFEQLKEKSYQIKNIHCFDQSGRRSSKVNISSLITDNYDDFLSVKRGDIAETIYKACEGIDIRFGTSIEKIEEKDKTITTHLSDGTKEDFDLVIGTDGLHSHIRNIAFDKSEYQEYELDKYVAALSLKKYDHYEKYTYALSVGEKQQVARVCLDQDETLIMFTLDAELVKQFPATLEQKKELLQKSFHDFGWETPDILNKLNDVEEIYFDKVSQIRMDTWHKGRVALVGDSAACPSILMGLGSIFAIVEAYVLAGELHKANGDYNIAFDQWQHRLKDIIARKQKVGLTNLSVAASDEIVKKYLSTITVKISSTPVISKFIGAGIFKDPIEVPEYK, from the coding sequence ATGAAAAGAATTGCAATAAATGGTACTGGCATAGCAGGTACAACTTTAGCATGGTGGTTGAGAGAGTATGGATTCCAACCTACTCTTTTTGAAAAAGCTTCGGAATTTAGAACTGGTGGTTACCTAGTTGATTTCTGGGGTCCTGCCTGTGAAGTAGTGAGAAAGATGGGACTATTTGAGCAACTTAAAGAGAAATCTTATCAAATTAAGAATATTCACTGTTTTGATCAAAGTGGTAGAAGATCTTCAAAAGTTAATATCTCATCTCTTATCACTGATAACTATGATGACTTTCTAAGTGTCAAACGCGGAGATATTGCAGAAACTATTTATAAAGCTTGCGAAGGTATAGATATTAGGTTTGGTACATCTATCGAGAAAATAGAAGAAAAAGATAAAACTATAACTACTCATCTTAGCGATGGAACTAAAGAGGACTTTGATTTGGTTATAGGAACTGATGGCTTACACTCTCATATACGTAACATCGCTTTTGACAAGTCAGAATATCAAGAATATGAATTGGATAAATATGTAGCAGCTCTTTCTCTCAAAAAATACGATCATTATGAGAAATATACTTATGCTCTAAGCGTAGGTGAGAAGCAACAAGTAGCAAGAGTATGTCTAGACCAAGATGAAACTTTGATTATGTTTACATTAGATGCTGAACTTGTGAAACAATTCCCAGCAACTTTAGAGCAAAAAAAAGAACTACTACAAAAATCTTTTCATGACTTTGGCTGGGAGACTCCCGATATACTTAACAAGTTAAATGATGTGGAGGAAATCTATTTTGATAAAGTCAGTCAAATACGCATGGATACTTGGCATAAAGGAAGAGTTGCTCTTGTTGGAGACTCTGCTGCTTGCCCATCTATATTAATGGGGCTTGGAAGTATATTTGCAATCGTTGAGGCTTATGTATTAGCTGGTGAACTTCATAAAGCAAATGGTGACTATAATATTGCTTTTGATCAATGGCAACATAGATTAAAAGATATTATAGCTAGAAAGCAAAAAGTTGGGCTTACCAACCTATCTGTAGCAGCATCTGATGAAATAGTTAAAAAATACTTATCGACTATTACAGTTAAAATATCATCTACTCCAGTTATCTCTAAATTCATAGGTGCTGGAATATTTAAAGATCCAATTGAGGTTCCTGAGTACAAATAA
- a CDS encoding low molecular weight protein-tyrosine-phosphatase, translated as MTKVKVLFVCKGNICRSPTAHGIFRDIVKQNALENHIHVASCGTSSRMWGHEGHGADLRSIETAKKYDCNLSDQISQQLEETDFAEYDYIVAMDQENIDTMREMFPNADFSKVSRMLQYAPTIELTDVPDPYYQSNFEKVFLMIDTACHGLFEKIKLEYKL; from the coding sequence ATGACTAAAGTAAAAGTGCTTTTTGTATGTAAAGGTAACATTTGTAGATCACCAACTGCTCATGGTATTTTTAGAGATATTGTCAAACAAAATGCCTTAGAGAATCATATTCATGTTGCATCTTGTGGCACTAGTTCACGTATGTGGGGACATGAAGGCCATGGAGCTGATTTACGCTCTATAGAAACGGCTAAGAAATATGATTGTAATCTTTCAGATCAGATTTCTCAGCAATTAGAGGAAACTGATTTTGCAGAATATGATTATATAGTTGCGATGGATCAAGAAAATATTGATACAATGAGAGAAATGTTTCCAAATGCTGATTTTTCAAAGGTATCAAGGATGTTGCAGTATGCTCCAACAATTGAGTTGACTGATGTGCCAGATCCATATTATCAAAGTAATTTTGAAAAGGTATTCCTTATGATAGATACTGCCTGTCACGGACTTTTTGAAAAAATAAAGTTAGAGTATAAATTATGA
- the yihA gene encoding ribosome biogenesis GTP-binding protein YihA/YsxC gives MNYTKAKYIMGAAKVSQLPEDNGIEVAFAGRSNAGKSSALNTLTDQKGLARVSKTPGRTQLINLFDLGDNKRLVDLPGYGYAKVSEAIKRQWQSEMESYLTSRKCLGGIVLLVDSRHDLKEFDSLMIEMAISFDLNLHILLTKADKLNNKERAQANRMIESFLKTFIRTDKISYQLFSSLSKMGLDKLKERLDTWYQ, from the coding sequence ATGAATTACACTAAAGCAAAATACATAATGGGTGCTGCAAAAGTTTCTCAACTTCCAGAAGATAATGGTATAGAGGTAGCTTTTGCTGGGCGCTCGAACGCAGGTAAGTCTAGTGCTCTTAATACTCTTACAGACCAAAAAGGTCTTGCTAGAGTAAGTAAGACCCCTGGTAGAACTCAGTTAATTAACTTATTTGATTTGGGAGATAATAAGCGTTTAGTTGATTTACCTGGTTATGGTTATGCAAAGGTTTCTGAAGCTATAAAGAGACAGTGGCAAAGTGAAATGGAGAGCTATTTGACTTCACGTAAATGTCTTGGTGGTATCGTACTTTTGGTAGATTCTCGTCATGATTTAAAAGAGTTTGACTCTTTGATGATTGAGATGGCAATATCTTTTGACTTGAACTTACATATTCTTTTGACAAAGGCAGATAAGCTAAATAATAAAGAAAGAGCCCAAGCAAATAGAATGATAGAGAGTTTTTTAAAAACTTTTATCCGTACAGATAAAATTTCATACCAGTTATTTTCTTCATTAAGTAAAATGGGTTTAGATAAGCTAAAAGAAAGACTCGATACTTGGTATCAATAA
- the hflK gene encoding FtsH protease activity modulator HflK: MIKKLKEKWFWSKNSEQGPPDLEEIIKKFFGKKSKKNDDENESIYSKNANKNKPIFDKPPVAKIASIVVAVLIVAWIGFGFYVVQPAEQAAVLRLGKFSKMVEPGLHWHPIGIDKVYKENVQELKTTSLKRDMLTSEENIVHISFTVQYRIADLEKYLFANVNTTRLLQQALESAVRQVVGENKLEQILTTNRAVITQQVRKEMEALLKSYNTGIYISEVIMQPAQAPDAVKSAFDDVIKAREDREREQNEAEAYANRVVPVAQGKAQRIVDQANAYKQKIVLEAQGEVAQFEQLLPIYKKSPDIVMNQMYFNTISNVLQHNKIFLIDGDGAKNIFYGLDNAQKQALLPNTQGGN; encoded by the coding sequence ATGATAAAAAAGCTTAAAGAAAAATGGTTCTGGAGCAAAAACTCGGAGCAAGGGCCACCAGACTTAGAGGAAATAATCAAAAAATTCTTTGGCAAAAAGTCAAAGAAGAACGATGATGAGAATGAGAGTATTTATTCAAAAAATGCTAACAAGAATAAACCTATTTTTGATAAACCTCCTGTAGCTAAGATTGCATCTATAGTTGTGGCAGTATTGATAGTTGCATGGATAGGTTTTGGTTTTTATGTAGTACAACCAGCTGAGCAAGCTGCTGTTCTTAGATTAGGCAAATTCTCAAAAATGGTAGAACCTGGTCTACACTGGCATCCTATTGGTATTGATAAGGTGTACAAAGAGAATGTTCAAGAGCTTAAAACTACGTCGTTAAAGCGTGATATGCTTACATCTGAAGAGAATATTGTTCATATTTCTTTTACAGTTCAATATCGTATTGCAGATTTAGAGAAATATTTATTTGCTAATGTAAACACAACACGACTATTGCAACAAGCTTTAGAAAGTGCTGTTAGACAGGTTGTTGGTGAAAATAAACTAGAGCAGATATTAACTACCAATAGGGCTGTGATTACGCAACAAGTCCGTAAAGAGATGGAAGCACTACTAAAGTCTTATAATACAGGTATATATATTAGTGAAGTGATTATGCAACCAGCTCAAGCACCTGATGCTGTTAAAAGTGCATTTGATGATGTAATCAAGGCTCGTGAAGATCGTGAAAGGGAGCAAAATGAAGCTGAAGCTTATGCTAACAGAGTAGTGCCAGTTGCACAAGGTAAAGCTCAAAGAATTGTTGATCAGGCTAACGCTTATAAACAAAAAATTGTTTTAGAAGCTCAAGGTGAAGTTGCCCAGTTTGAACAATTATTACCAATATACAAAAAATCTCCTGATATAGTTATGAATCAAATGTATTTTAATACTATTTCAAATGTACTTCAGCATAATAAGATATTCTTAATAGATGGTGATGGTGCAAAAAATATTTTCTATGGTTTAGATAATGCTCAAAAGCAAGCATTATTACCAAATACTCAAGGAGGTAACTAA
- the hflC gene encoding protease modulator HflC, producing MSKFLKIFLVLIVVASVVVLSTKFIVKEGSEAVILRLGELVKDKDGKAIEYEPGLHVKIPFIDTVKTYDMRNRVLEADSARVVTKEQKDVLINAYVVWKVSNSNISKFYTSTSGSVERAETLLKQFLESSLRAEVGNNDIQSLINNNRDKLMIALTNSVQKQAKQIGVDVIDVRVKQIDLPDTVTDSIYQRMRSSRQKVAASIRAEGKQLAEKINAAADAKVTVTMAEAERESKIIRAEADAKAAKIFTEAYSKSVPLYEFLKSMNSYKESFNGKNEVVFMLKPDSKFFQGFKLEPDSKLAEDMKEAK from the coding sequence ATGAGTAAGTTTCTAAAAATATTCTTAGTACTTATAGTGGTTGCTTCTGTGGTGGTTTTGAGTACTAAATTTATTGTTAAAGAAGGATCAGAGGCAGTTATTTTAAGACTAGGAGAGCTAGTTAAAGATAAAGATGGTAAAGCAATTGAGTATGAGCCTGGCTTGCATGTTAAGATTCCATTTATTGATACAGTCAAAACTTATGATATGCGTAATAGAGTATTAGAAGCAGACTCAGCTCGTGTTGTTACAAAAGAGCAGAAAGATGTTCTAATTAATGCTTATGTTGTGTGGAAAGTTAGTAATAGTAATATCTCAAAATTCTATACGAGTACAAGTGGAAGTGTAGAAAGAGCAGAAACTTTATTGAAACAGTTTTTAGAGTCTTCTTTGAGAGCAGAAGTTGGTAACAATGATATTCAAAGCCTAATCAATAATAATCGTGATAAGTTAATGATTGCTCTGACAAATAGTGTCCAAAAGCAAGCTAAGCAAATCGGTGTTGATGTTATAGATGTAAGAGTTAAGCAAATTGATTTACCAGATACTGTTACGGACTCTATTTACCAAAGAATGAGATCTTCACGTCAGAAAGTTGCAGCTTCTATTAGAGCTGAAGGTAAACAGTTGGCTGAAAAGATTAATGCAGCAGCAGATGCTAAAGTTACTGTAACAATGGCGGAGGCTGAGAGAGAATCTAAGATCATAAGAGCTGAAGCTGATGCTAAAGCAGCTAAGATATTTACAGAGGCTTACTCTAAGTCCGTACCACTTTATGAATTCTTAAAGAGTATGAACTCTTATAAAGAAAGCTTTAATGGTAAAAATGAAGTTGTATTTATGCTAAAACCAGATAGTAAGTTTTTCCAAGGTTTTAAGTTAGAACCAGATAGTAAGCTTGCAGAAGATATGAAGGAAGCAAAATAA
- the miaA gene encoding tRNA (adenosine(37)-N6)-dimethylallyltransferase MiaA — MNKLIYGLAGPTASGKTSLSISIANKINAEIISVDSSLVYKCMDIGTAKPTLDEQGGIKHHLIDIIEPTESFSVADFITNVNKIKKEIWSRGKEVLLVGGTMLYFKGLIEGLSSLPESQPEVRQTLELERKAKGLQYLHQQLNKMDQEAAQKINPNDQQRVFRALEVIMITGKKYSELVKTSKVGGLEEKLKLCALVPNDRSILHDNIELRFKQMLNQGFLDEVQSLRKNPKLTKETTAIRSVGYRQAWEYLDGDISYEEFVKKGIVATRQLAKRQLTWIRNWQDEIKLIEMESQNKEQQVWEYFGHK, encoded by the coding sequence ATGAATAAGCTAATCTATGGTCTTGCTGGACCAACAGCATCTGGTAAAACCTCTTTATCAATATCTATTGCAAATAAAATTAATGCTGAAATAATTAGTGTTGATTCATCACTTGTCTATAAATGTATGGATATTGGTACAGCTAAGCCAACTTTGGATGAGCAAGGTGGTATTAAACATCATTTAATAGATATAATTGAGCCAACAGAAAGTTTTTCAGTTGCTGACTTTATAACGAATGTTAATAAGATTAAAAAAGAGATTTGGAGTAGAGGGAAAGAGGTCTTACTCGTAGGTGGAACGATGCTTTATTTCAAAGGTTTGATAGAAGGTTTATCATCTTTGCCTGAGTCACAGCCTGAAGTGAGGCAGACTCTTGAGTTAGAAAGAAAAGCAAAAGGTTTACAATATTTACATCAACAGTTAAATAAAATGGATCAAGAAGCTGCTCAGAAAATTAATCCTAATGATCAGCAAAGAGTATTTCGTGCTTTAGAAGTAATTATGATAACTGGTAAAAAATATTCTGAGCTTGTTAAAACATCTAAAGTCGGTGGATTAGAAGAGAAATTAAAGTTATGTGCCCTGGTACCTAATGATAGATCAATTCTACATGATAATATTGAATTAAGATTTAAACAGATGCTTAATCAAGGGTTTCTAGATGAAGTTCAAAGTTTACGCAAAAATCCTAAGCTTACTAAAGAAACTACTGCTATTCGAAGTGTTGGATATCGTCAGGCATGGGAATATTTAGATGGAGACATTAGCTATGAGGAGTTCGTTAAAAAGGGAATCGTAGCCACTCGCCAACTTGCTAAGCGTCAACTTACATGGATTCGTAATTGGCAGGATGAGATTAAATTAATTGAGATGGAAAGTCAAAATAAAGAACAACAAGTCTGGGAATATTTTGGTCATAAATAA
- the hfq gene encoding RNA chaperone Hfq translates to MSRISSLQDPFLNALRKEKVSVSVYLVNGIKLQGQVEAFDQFCIVLRNTVNQMVYKHAISTIVPAKSVRMVYSSFNPYHQNSNDEQDENVDDIHSDDLEAQENQGNVAE, encoded by the coding sequence ATGTCAAGAATATCATCTTTACAAGACCCGTTCTTAAACGCTCTAAGAAAAGAAAAAGTTAGCGTATCTGTATATCTAGTAAATGGAATCAAACTACAAGGTCAAGTAGAAGCTTTTGATCAGTTCTGTATCGTACTTAGAAATACTGTTAATCAAATGGTTTATAAGCATGCTATTTCTACTATAGTACCGGCTAAGAGTGTAAGAATGGTTTATAGCTCTTTTAACCCATATCATCAAAATTCAAATGATGAACAAGATGAGAATGTAGATGATATTCATTCTGATGATCTTGAAGCTCAAGAAAATCAAGGCAATGTTGCTGAGTAA
- a CDS encoding SurA N-terminal domain-containing protein, whose protein sequence is MLQSFNDRLKGPFTWIIIISISFIFVISGMTFFFTNIGSSRSYVAKVGDNEIGLQQFQQYAQNATTEAQKRAVLDQMINQYLVLADAQRHNIAVSKLALQSAIFTNPMFFDKEGKFSADKLKQAVEYIGGMSKLEQILTQNIQATMIPKAIADTTITTDYEKKLLDNIYLVNKKIEYLKISPSDFKSQIKPTQQDLEAYYNAHKNEYINPAKKKINYFIITKDSFISKSDISESDIKSYYDTHKEFFKGYNKDAKTTIAKIIQNRRALEKFNTYSQNIDSISFTELEKNLGNPKVANIVNNDESTISTVANSQFFVSTEKYSSIPVADNELLVYEVNNSQPSARQKLADVKSEVSKAVIAEKSQRLSLEKSQKLLDDLVSDKKVSVSFKQATIDSNSKSFSKEFNDYVMFNTNNQYHSYQADNGDIYIYKVIKVEPLGNKDTKLPRQVLNTVKEEELNFYLQVVKQEVPVKVNYKNI, encoded by the coding sequence ATGTTACAGTCTTTCAATGATAGGCTCAAAGGTCCATTTACATGGATTATAATTATTTCTATAAGTTTTATATTTGTCATATCTGGTATGACATTTTTTTTCACGAATATTGGCTCAAGTAGATCTTATGTGGCTAAAGTAGGTGATAATGAGATAGGTCTGCAACAGTTTCAGCAGTATGCTCAAAATGCTACAACTGAGGCACAAAAGAGAGCAGTTTTAGATCAGATGATAAATCAATACTTAGTACTTGCAGATGCGCAGCGCCATAATATTGCTGTATCTAAGTTAGCATTACAATCTGCGATATTTACAAATCCCATGTTTTTTGACAAAGAGGGTAAATTCTCAGCCGATAAGTTGAAGCAAGCTGTAGAGTATATTGGAGGTATGAGTAAATTAGAGCAAATCTTAACTCAAAATATTCAGGCAACAATGATTCCAAAGGCTATAGCGGATACAACAATAACAACTGATTATGAGAAGAAGCTTTTAGATAATATTTATCTAGTTAATAAAAAAATAGAGTATTTGAAGATATCTCCATCAGATTTCAAATCCCAAATTAAGCCTACTCAACAAGATTTGGAAGCTTACTATAATGCTCATAAAAATGAGTATATAAATCCAGCTAAAAAGAAAATTAACTATTTTATAATCACAAAAGATAGCTTTATATCTAAGAGTGATATTAGTGAAAGCGATATAAAATCATATTATGATACTCATAAGGAATTTTTTAAAGGCTATAACAAAGATGCTAAAACTACTATTGCGAAAATAATTCAAAATAGAAGAGCCTTGGAGAAATTTAATACTTACTCGCAGAATATTGATAGTATTAGTTTCACTGAGCTTGAAAAGAATTTAGGTAACCCTAAGGTGGCGAATATTGTGAATAATGATGAATCTACAATATCTACGGTAGCTAATAGTCAATTCTTTGTAAGTACAGAGAAGTACTCAAGTATTCCGGTTGCTGATAATGAGCTTTTAGTATATGAGGTAAATAACTCTCAGCCATCAGCCCGACAAAAACTAGCAGACGTTAAGAGTGAAGTGTCTAAAGCCGTAATTGCAGAGAAATCTCAAAGATTATCTTTAGAAAAGTCTCAAAAGCTACTTGATGACTTGGTTAGTGATAAAAAAGTAAGTGTTAGCTTCAAGCAAGCAACTATTGATAGCAACTCGAAGTCATTTAGTAAAGAGTTTAATGATTATGTGATGTTTAATACTAATAATCAGTATCATAGTTATCAAGCGGATAATGGTGATATATACATATATAAAGTTATTAAAGTTGAACCTTTAGGTAATAAAGATACTAAATTACCTAGGCAAGTATTAAATACAGTCAAAGAAGAAGAGTTAAACTTCTATTTACAAGTAGTTAAGCAAGAAGTTCCTGTTAAAGTTAATTACAAAAATATCTAA